A region of Brevundimonas sp. NIBR10 DNA encodes the following proteins:
- a CDS encoding zinc-dependent metalloprotease, producing the protein MAFRVGKAATAIALVLALSAPASFVHAADDPATYAETIEGLTRQDGLAPIFIDADKGKVLVQLPAAGADGVMLRIIHHTALRTGVGSANTGLDRAQIGATNILAFRRIGRRIVAEFENPRYAAPAGSIDEQAAARDAFVGSTVWAGELVAENDDGSVLIDITGFLTRDAMGIAEQLKSAGQGTLKPVADLTLVDASQARAFPENLEMEARLTFAVDAPGTDLRQIAPDARLVTFTVRHSFIKLPEPGFVPRPFDPRTGAISTLVTDYSAPLDEAMVRRFANRFRLEKTDPTAARSTVKEPIVFYVDRAAPEPVRTALVEGAQWWADAFDRAGFIDAYRVEVLPEGVDPLDARYNVINWVNRATRSWSYGQSVVDPRTGEIVKGSVLLGSLRIRQDILIFEGLLGAAGTGDGGPNDPVQIGLARIRQLSAHEVGHAIGLLHNFAGSTQGRTSVMDYPVPVIAIGPEDQLDFSDAYAVGMGDWDRFAIDQLYSDAPPDVRAAALEAGVVRLRFVSDPDARIGGDAQPWGSLWDNGADPVEELGHLMRIRRIALDRFGLGNLPDGSAVNDLRRRLVPIYLYHRYQVDAVSKLVGGIDYGYPVSGDGREAAMAVPAATQRAALAALTATLSPAELDLPEPLIALLNAQQSGDGDPQNDIEVFKGLEGRVFDPGVAADVAADVTLTALFAPARVNRLSDAARRDPTQLSLTETIDAVTAAAFAPATGRLAEPARRVQAQYVLTLAGLLRGDDLSSTSAAVIDERLQALATRLKASRATDPVQRAHDRWLGALIGDRDRLDQMLEDRHHAPPTPPGSPIGAEADWHG; encoded by the coding sequence ATGGCGTTCAGGGTCGGTAAAGCAGCGACGGCGATCGCTCTGGTGCTGGCTCTTTCGGCACCCGCGTCCTTCGTTCACGCCGCAGACGATCCCGCGACTTATGCCGAAACCATCGAGGGTCTGACGCGCCAGGACGGCCTGGCCCCGATCTTCATCGATGCGGACAAGGGCAAGGTGCTGGTCCAGCTACCGGCCGCGGGGGCGGACGGGGTGATGCTGCGGATCATCCACCACACGGCGCTGCGGACCGGGGTGGGGTCGGCCAATACCGGGCTGGATCGGGCCCAGATCGGGGCGACCAACATCCTGGCTTTCCGACGGATCGGACGGCGGATCGTCGCCGAGTTCGAGAACCCGAGATATGCGGCCCCAGCCGGCAGCATCGACGAGCAGGCGGCGGCGCGCGATGCCTTCGTCGGGTCCACCGTCTGGGCGGGCGAGCTCGTGGCGGAAAACGATGACGGCTCGGTGCTGATCGACATCACCGGCTTCCTGACCCGCGACGCCATGGGGATCGCCGAACAGCTGAAAAGCGCGGGGCAGGGGACGCTGAAGCCGGTCGCCGACCTGACCCTGGTCGATGCCTCCCAGGCCCGGGCCTTTCCTGAGAACCTGGAGATGGAGGCGCGTCTGACCTTTGCGGTCGATGCGCCGGGGACCGATCTTCGCCAGATCGCACCGGACGCGCGGCTGGTAACGTTCACGGTGCGCCACAGCTTCATCAAATTGCCCGAGCCGGGGTTCGTGCCCCGGCCGTTCGATCCGCGCACGGGCGCGATCTCGACCCTGGTCACCGACTATTCCGCGCCGCTGGATGAAGCCATGGTCCGGCGGTTCGCCAACCGGTTCCGGCTGGAGAAGACCGATCCGACGGCGGCCCGTTCGACGGTCAAGGAACCGATCGTCTTCTACGTCGATCGCGCGGCACCCGAGCCGGTGCGGACGGCCCTCGTCGAGGGCGCGCAGTGGTGGGCCGACGCCTTTGACCGCGCGGGCTTCATCGACGCCTATCGGGTCGAGGTCCTGCCCGAGGGCGTCGATCCTCTGGACGCCCGCTACAACGTCATCAACTGGGTCAATCGAGCCACCCGCAGCTGGTCCTATGGCCAGAGCGTGGTGGATCCGCGCACGGGCGAGATCGTCAAGGGCTCGGTGCTGCTGGGCTCGCTCCGTATCCGGCAAGACATCTTGATCTTCGAGGGACTGTTGGGGGCTGCGGGCACCGGCGACGGCGGACCTAACGACCCAGTCCAGATCGGCCTGGCCCGCATCCGCCAGCTGTCGGCGCATGAGGTCGGCCACGCCATCGGCCTGTTGCACAATTTCGCCGGCAGCACCCAGGGTCGGACCTCGGTGATGGACTATCCGGTGCCGGTGATCGCCATCGGGCCGGAGGATCAACTGGATTTCTCGGACGCCTACGCGGTCGGGATGGGCGACTGGGACCGGTTCGCCATCGACCAGCTCTATAGCGACGCGCCTCCCGATGTCCGGGCGGCGGCGCTTGAGGCCGGGGTGGTGCGGCTGCGATTCGTGTCGGACCCCGATGCCCGGATCGGCGGCGACGCCCAGCCCTGGGGCAGTCTGTGGGACAATGGGGCCGACCCGGTCGAGGAGCTGGGTCACCTGATGCGGATCCGGCGGATCGCTCTCGATCGGTTCGGCCTCGGCAATCTGCCGGACGGGTCGGCGGTCAACGATCTGAGGCGGCGGCTGGTGCCGATCTATCTTTACCATCGCTATCAGGTGGACGCCGTGTCCAAGCTGGTCGGCGGGATCGACTATGGCTATCCGGTCTCGGGTGACGGACGAGAGGCGGCGATGGCTGTCCCGGCCGCGACCCAGCGCGCGGCTCTGGCGGCCCTGACCGCGACCCTGAGCCCCGCCGAACTCGACCTGCCCGAGCCCTTGATCGCCCTGCTCAACGCCCAGCAATCCGGCGACGGCGACCCCCAGAACGACATCGAGGTGTTCAAGGGGCTTGAAGGGCGAGTCTTCGATCCGGGCGTGGCGGCCGATGTCGCGGCAGATGTGACGCTGACCGCCCTGTTCGCCCCGGCGCGGGTCAACCGGCTGAGCGACGCCGCGCGCCGCGATCCGACCCAACTCAGCCTGACCGAGACGATCGACGCCGTCACCGCCGCCGCCTTCGCCCCTGCAACAGGGAGGCTGGCCGAACCGGCGCGGCGAGTTCAGGCGCAATATGTGCTGACCCTGGCAGGGTTGTTGCGCGGTGACGACCTGTCGAGCACCTCGGCGGCCGTCATCGACGAGCGGCTCCAGGCCTTGGCGACGCGGCTGAAGGCCTCGCGCGCTACCGACCCGGTCCAGCGGGCTCACGACCGCTGGCTGGGCGCCCTGATCGGCGACCGCGACCGTCTGGACCAGATGCTGGAAGACCGCCACCACGCCCCGCCGACACCCCCCGGCAGCCCGATCGGCGCGGAGGCCGACTGGCACGGGTGA
- the rpsM gene encoding 30S ribosomal protein S13 has product MARIAGVNIPTNKRVEIALQYIHGIGPAAAKDIVGKVGIESARRVNQLTDAEVLQIRETIDKDHTVEGDLRRETSMNIKRLMDLACYRGLRHRKGLPVRGQRTHTNARTRKGPAKPIAGKKK; this is encoded by the coding sequence GTGGCCCGTATCGCTGGCGTCAATATTCCGACCAACAAGCGCGTCGAAATCGCGCTGCAGTATATCCATGGCATCGGCCCGGCCGCCGCCAAGGACATCGTGGGCAAGGTGGGCATCGAGTCCGCCCGCCGCGTGAACCAACTGACCGACGCCGAAGTCCTGCAGATCCGCGAGACGATCGACAAGGATCACACCGTCGAGGGTGACCTGCGCCGTGAGACGTCGATGAACATCAAGCGTCTGATGGACCTGGCCTGCTACCGCGGCCTGCGTCACCGCAAGGGTCTGCCGGTCCGCGGCCAGCGCACCCACACCAACGCCCGCACCCGCAAGGGTCCCGCCAAGCCGATCGCCGGCAAGAAGAAGTAA
- a CDS encoding TonB family protein: MAAGVAVLHGGLFLALSTSTDGPPMVSLPPIEVEMFRPADPPPPPPPTPEPPAPVSGGGAPAAPSRIHTPPRPRPVEPELPAPVIQAPAPALVVGVAPVATPTPGFGQGGQGTGSGTGNGEGDGPGSGGTPPRFIAGPTSRQIADAAPVAARRARIDGMVALRCVIRLDSRLENCRVVNETPSGMGFGEAAVRIAIDRFRFAPPTRQGRPVSGAEMPLGIQFNLGGRRPDTSPAVG, from the coding sequence GTGGCTGCGGGCGTCGCCGTGTTGCATGGTGGCCTGTTCCTTGCGCTGTCCACGAGCACGGACGGGCCGCCCATGGTGTCCTTGCCCCCAATCGAGGTGGAGATGTTCCGGCCGGCCGATCCGCCACCTCCGCCACCCCCGACGCCTGAACCTCCCGCACCGGTCTCGGGCGGCGGAGCCCCGGCGGCACCGTCTCGCATCCATACGCCGCCGCGGCCGCGTCCCGTCGAGCCCGAACTGCCGGCACCGGTGATCCAGGCCCCCGCGCCCGCACTGGTCGTCGGAGTCGCCCCCGTGGCCACACCGACGCCCGGCTTCGGCCAGGGCGGGCAGGGGACGGGCAGCGGGACCGGTAACGGTGAAGGCGATGGGCCGGGTTCGGGCGGCACGCCGCCTCGCTTCATCGCCGGGCCGACGTCGCGCCAGATCGCCGACGCTGCGCCGGTCGCCGCGCGTCGGGCACGGATCGACGGGATGGTGGCGCTGCGTTGCGTGATCCGGCTGGATTCCCGGCTGGAGAACTGTCGCGTCGTCAACGAGACGCCGTCGGGGATGGGTTTCGGCGAGGCTGCGGTGCGGATTGCCATCGACCGTTTCCGTTTTGCGCCACCGACGCGTCAGGGCCGGCCGGTCTCGGGTGCCGAGATGCCGCTGGGCATCCAGTTCAACCTGGGTGGACGGCGTCCGGACACCAGCCCGGCCGTCGGCTGA
- a CDS encoding energy transducer TonB — protein MRTRDERSRRTTAFVVVLIAHILVLWWLTLTRDVQLFEPSPPIDVTLFPGSPPAGSSGSGGEAAAAPSVVHRPPVVMKPFPDAFHAPLEPTLLPQPLIVGSASISTPSLTDSASTQPEASISVIAGATEGAGAAVGQGQGTGTGLGGSGTGTGDGVGAGAGSSGLRWIRELTRAERHQLFPSRAQRRRISGQAVILCRINRDTTVTHCRDESERPAGWGFGRAAVRAAQYMRVRPRVVNGVVQDGARERITVSFPWEQGVSPEDTVSR, from the coding sequence ATGCGGACGCGGGACGAGCGATCAAGGCGGACGACGGCCTTTGTCGTGGTGCTCATCGCCCACATCCTGGTCCTGTGGTGGCTGACCCTGACCCGGGACGTGCAACTCTTCGAGCCGAGCCCACCGATCGACGTGACCCTGTTCCCCGGCTCTCCGCCTGCGGGCTCAAGCGGATCCGGCGGCGAGGCCGCAGCCGCTCCGTCGGTCGTCCACCGGCCGCCCGTCGTCATGAAGCCCTTCCCCGACGCCTTCCACGCCCCGCTGGAACCGACGCTGCTCCCGCAGCCCCTCATTGTGGGGTCGGCCTCGATTTCCACACCGAGCTTGACCGACAGCGCATCGACCCAGCCCGAAGCGAGCATCAGCGTGATTGCTGGCGCTACTGAAGGTGCCGGCGCTGCGGTCGGCCAGGGGCAGGGAACGGGGACCGGCCTGGGTGGAAGCGGGACAGGTACGGGCGACGGGGTTGGCGCGGGCGCGGGATCATCTGGCCTGCGCTGGATTCGTGAGCTGACCCGGGCGGAAAGACATCAGCTGTTTCCGAGCCGCGCGCAGCGACGGAGGATCAGCGGGCAGGCCGTCATTCTGTGCCGGATCAATCGCGACACGACGGTGACCCATTGCCGGGACGAGTCCGAGCGCCCTGCGGGCTGGGGCTTTGGTCGTGCGGCTGTCCGGGCGGCGCAATACATGCGTGTCCGGCCCCGGGTCGTAAACGGCGTGGTCCAGGACGGCGCTAGAGAGCGCATCACTGTTTCATTCCCCTGGGAGCAGGGTGTTTCGCCTGAAGACACCGTCAGCCGTTGA